The following are encoded in a window of Pyrenophora tritici-repentis strain M4 chromosome 6, whole genome shotgun sequence genomic DNA:
- a CDS encoding Atrophin-1 multi-domain protein has translation MSVRRALAPRSIHLRIVPRPANLSESREIFRVLQRFGEISTFKYLRYEYQNPADNVALAIYSDQASAQRALDASPIRFALEKVISPESETNTPVTPTEDEDEDIISTTSQTPPKQGIDEILRPSKLLNRTSTTTRNTKPAPTPPPMPFEPLSPRIQKKSTKWFQVTIDRSRAVHQDYIERQPFWKQFHPMKSMAQLDLAKSVPHIGLSDVSKRPPNAHRTPNRVLKTMNEYVQTRMPTLRQIVEGGERERQFVERRAGRS, from the exons ATGTCTGTCCGACGAGCGCTGGCGCCACGCTCAATTCATCTGCGCATTGTCCCCCGCCCGGCCAATCTGTCAGAGAGCCGTGAGATCTTCCGCGTCTTGCAGCGCTTCGGCGAGATTAGCACCTTCAAGTATCTGCGT TATGAATACCAGAACCCCGCCGACAACGTCGCTCTTGCCATCTACAGCGACCAGGCATCCGCCCAGCGCGCCCTCGACGCCTCGCCCATCCGCTTTGCCCTTGAAAAGGTCATTAGCCCGGAATCCGAAACGAACACACCCGTGACCCCCAccgaagacgaagacgaagacaTCATATCGACGACCTCGCAAACACCTCCCAAACAAGGCATCGACGAGATCCTACGCCCGTCAAAGCTCCTAAACCGCACTTCAACCACGACACGCAACACCAAGCCCGCCCCGACACCCCCACCCATGCCTTTTGAGCCCCTCTCCCCCCGCATACAAAAGAAGTCGACAAAATGGTTCCAAGTCACAATCGACCGCTCGCGCGCCGTGCACCAGGACTATATTGAACGTCAGCCCTTTTGGAAACAGTTTCACCCCATGAAGAGCATGGCACAGCTGGATCTGGCAAAGTCTGTGCCGCACATTGGGTTGAGCGATGTGAGCAAGCGGCCGCCGAATGCGCACCGGACGCCCAATCGGGTGCTGAAGACGATGAATGAATATGTGCAGACGAGGATGCCTACTTTGAGGCAGATTGTTGAGGGTGGGGAGAGGGAGAGGCAGTTTGTGGAGAGGCGGGCTGGGAGAAGTTAA
- a CDS encoding glycoside hydrolase family 16 protein, producing the protein MRSFVFPTAALLAGLISTTSAQTHTDCYPLNTTGCPDMEALGGNTTFNWNKTGIPNDGKVWKMPNQGKIDWVEKGATFTIERSGDSPTANSAFYMLFGRLEIVMKVATGVGIISSAILQSEALDEIDWEFRGNNNSILTNYFGKGDTSTYDRGKDYILDFSPQEDFHNYTIDWTKDRIEWWVDDKLVRTLTPAEARDGTRYPQTPMNVRLGSWAAGDPNKNDPGVVEWAGGITDFKQGPYTMTIQSVYAQDYTSGAAKYSWEDMDASGNWEKVKVLKGKSEVLEEIQSPHGVRNRYKALSNGAKIGIIAGSLGGAALAGVIILFCCIKQRRAGRKEAQALLAEEQKEAAELSEYKAQMQAGRFGMGSHNV; encoded by the exons ATGAGGTCATTCGTATTTCCCACGGCGGCGCTTCTTGCTGGCCTGATCTCGACGACGTCTGCGCAAACTCACACTGACT GCTACCCGCTCAACACGACAGGATGTCCGGATATGGAGGCGCTTGGTGGAAACACCACCTTCAACTGGAACAAGACGGGTATTCCCAATGACGGCAAGGTCTGGAAGATGCCCAACCAGGGCAAGATTGACTGGGTTGAGAAGGGCGCAACCTTTACTATTGAGCGATCAGGCGACTCTCCCACAGCGAACTCTGCCTTTTACATGCTTTTCGGTCGCCTTGAGATTGTCATGAAGGTCGCGACCGGAGTGGGAATCATCTCCAGTGCTATTCTCCAGTCGGAAGCGCTTGATGAGATTGACTGGGAGTTCCGCGGCAACAACAACTCGATCCTCACAAACTACTTTGGAAAGGGCGACACATCGACTTATGACCGTGGCAAGGATTACATACTCGACTTCTCACCACAGGAGGATTTCCACAACTACACCATCGACTGGACCAAGGATCGCATCGAGTGGTGGGTCGACGACAAGCTGGTCAGGACGCTCACGCCGGCAGAGGCCCGCGACGGAACACGTTACCCGCAAACGCCTATGAACGTCCGTCTTGGTTCGTGGGCTGCAGGTGACCCAAACAAGAACGACCCCGGTGTCGTAGAGTGGGCTGGCGGTATCACCGACTTCAAGCAAGGCCCGTACACCATGACGATCCAATCCGTTTACGCGCAAGACTACACAAGCGGCGCCGCCAAGTACTCCTGGGAGGACATGGATGCATCTGGTAACTGGGAAAAAGTCAAAGTGCTCAA GGGAAAATCCGAGGTGCTTGAAGAAATCCAATCGCCACACGGCGTCAGGAACAGGTACAAGGCGCTATCCAACGGCGCAAAGATTGGCATCATCGCCGGTAGCTTGGGCGGAGCGGCGCTGGCTGGAGTCATTATTCTTTTCTGCTGCATCAAGCAAAGGCGCGCGGGCAGGAAAGAAGCTCAGGCTCTGCTTGCGGAGGAGCAGAAAGAGGCGGCCGAGCTCAGCGAGTACAAGGCGCAGATGCAGGCTGGGCGGTTCGGCATGGGATCGCACAACGTCTAA